The sequence TCATCTTTGCAGCTATGAGGCTATTTTGTTCATCAAGGTGACTAAATGGCTCATCCAGCAACATCCAGTTAAATGGTTGGGCAATTGATCTGATGATAGCAACTCGTTGTCTTTCACCAAAAGAAAGTAGTCCGCATTTTTTATTTAACAAGCCATCAATTCCAAGTTCTTCAGCTTTTTGTTTAATTTCATTAGAGCTGAAATAGTCTGTGAGTTTATTTTTGAGATAGATGTTCTCATAAGCAGTTTGATTTTGAAATAACCTTAAATCCTGAAAAACAGAACTTAAATGATTACTTCTCAATTTTGCCCAATCCATCGCTTTAAATTTTCGAATATCCTTGCCATCAAGTAATACCTGGCCGGTATAGTCGTTTCTCTTACCGTATATAATATTCAAAAATGTTGATTTTCCTTTACCTGATGCTGCTACAACAGCATATTTTAGAGGAGGACTTAGACTAATTATTTTATTCCATAATGTTGTTTCCGGTTTTTGGAGTTCTTTTAAAGGCTCCGGCATTAAATTTTTGATTTCTATTTGCATTATGAATTCAGGGGATTTAAAACTGTGAAATATATTATATTGATGCTAAAATAGTGTAAGTATGCAAATACTTTCTAAAAAGATTTTATTTTTACAATTCTTACTTAAATTTTATTTTAACTTAAATTTATATCCAAACATGAAAAAGCAAACCTTTATTTTTGTGTTAAGCTTATTTTTATTGAATTTTAATTTTTCAGGCTCCGTTTCCGGTGTAAATCCTGCAGAGTTAAGCACCGGCATTATACCTTCAGCCTTACCTGAGAAGAATGTCTCTGAAAGATGGTTATCAGATTTCCAGATCGATGGTCAGCGGCAAAAAGCATTTTATGTGAAAAGAGATCCGGAGGAAGTAAAAGCTTATTATGAAGACTTACATTCTTCTGCATCACGTGATGGCGACAATATTTGGAAAATTGAAGTGATGAGCAGAAGAGATGTAACTGAATTTACTTCCGGTAGAGATGTTAGCGCAGAAGCCGCCAATGTGAGAGTATATTCTGCTGCACCCAGAGAAAATCCTTTTGTTGCAAGAGCATTTGTAGAATTGGAGAATAGTTATTTGTCCAGATTTAGTAATTTGTCAACTCGTGAAAAGTCCAGACGTAAGAATGATGAAGAACTACAGTCTGTGCTCAGACAATATGAGTTTCTTAAAAGAGCTTTTTTTCCCCGCACTTCTCAAAAAAGAACTTTAAATGACGGAACTGAAGTTTTCAAAGGACTTGAAGAAGTTTTATTTGAACGCTTTTTTGCTGATAGTGACCAGATTCGTGCTATGAGACTTCAGGAGTATCTGGACCAGTACGCTAATTTGATTGTGGAAGGTAAACTGGAAGAGGCGGCATCTGTAAGTGAAAGAATAGATGCATTATCAAAAACAGCGTCCAACTCTACAGATATGTGGAATCATGCAATTAACTATCTTGAAGAGTTAAGAAAACTTGCTTACAGGACTTTGTTGGTTATTGACAGACATCCATCTGAGTGGTAGTTTATCTGTGAAGATTGAACGGTTCTGAGATTAAGAGTAATATTATTAAATTATAATGTGTAACAACATCTACAGATTGTAAATGTTTTTGTACAATTAGCTGTATTTATAAAAATTATATATAAATCAAAATGCTGAGGTACAGTATAGTTAAGTCTCTTTCGTTTAAAGTTTAACTTGGCACGTTTTTCCTACTTTAAAAATTATTATTAATCTAAAAAAACAAAATATGAAAAGATTTAAATTACACATTTTAAGCACGATGCTAACAGCATTGTTTTTTTTAGCCCTTCAAAATGC comes from Chitinophagaceae bacterium and encodes:
- a CDS encoding ATP-binding cassette domain-containing protein; translated protein: MQIEIKNLMPEPLKELQKPETTLWNKIISLSPPLKYAVVAASGKGKSTFLNIIYGKRNDYTGQVLLDGKDIRKFKAMDWAKLRSNHLSSVFQDLRLFQNQTAYENIYLKNKLTDYFSSNEIKQKAEELGIDGLLNKKCGLLSFGERQRVAIIRSIAQPFNWMLLDEPFSHLDEQNSLIAAKMISESCQKNNAGLVIAALGQDSFFPYDEILNV